A window of the Bradyrhizobium ottawaense genome harbors these coding sequences:
- a CDS encoding HlyD family type I secretion periplasmic adaptor subunit, translating into MLARRTEVARRLTQPLVLEDGRPPRVLVATLITISGFVIATIVWASMTRVREVTIAQGQIVPRGQVQTVQHLEGGIVAEIFVKEGSRVTAQEPLIRLRPESSVGERNQFEARRAALKLQLIRLEAQSRDETPGFDDLAKKFPDLASEQEKLYVSAIIQRRQEKATLAAKVAQKHGEIAMLTSGLESASAQMEVQRELVEMQDSLKSLGTGSRKSWLEAKSAYQRSDGDRLTLQGRLDTAKEALIEAESSLWEADAKAQQKLGEERVKAATDLAETEQQLVKLADRSDRLLVRAPSDGIVQELAPKSIGEVVRPGDLVARIVPTERELVAEVHIDPKDSGHIRADADAEIRLLTYDSTIFGPVRGKVEYLSATTFSPPPTQQNPSGQNQGAAEPYYKATIRLLQDHVRSGTTDYPITPGMVLQAHIQTGSKSIIRYMFKPVFNSLDVAFTER; encoded by the coding sequence ATGCTTGCCCGGCGGACAGAAGTTGCACGACGTCTTACCCAGCCACTCGTGTTGGAAGACGGTCGGCCGCCGCGTGTACTGGTCGCGACCCTAATTACCATCTCTGGCTTCGTCATTGCCACGATCGTTTGGGCGTCCATGACGCGGGTTCGGGAGGTTACTATCGCGCAGGGTCAAATCGTGCCACGGGGTCAAGTTCAAACGGTCCAGCATCTTGAGGGTGGAATCGTCGCCGAGATTTTTGTCAAGGAGGGCTCGAGGGTGACGGCCCAGGAGCCCCTGATTCGGCTGCGCCCGGAATCATCGGTTGGTGAACGAAACCAATTCGAAGCCCGACGTGCAGCTTTGAAACTTCAGCTTATCCGCCTTGAGGCCCAGAGCCGCGATGAGACACCGGGCTTTGACGACTTGGCTAAGAAATTCCCAGATTTGGCTTCAGAGCAAGAAAAGCTTTATGTCAGCGCAATTATCCAGAGGCGACAGGAAAAGGCAACGTTGGCTGCCAAAGTCGCTCAGAAGCACGGTGAAATTGCTATGCTGACATCTGGGCTGGAATCTGCGAGCGCTCAGATGGAGGTCCAGCGTGAACTGGTCGAGATGCAGGATAGCCTGAAAAGCTTGGGTACTGGATCACGAAAGAGTTGGCTCGAGGCGAAGTCTGCCTATCAGCGCAGCGATGGTGATCGACTCACTCTCCAGGGGAGGCTCGATACAGCGAAAGAGGCCTTGATAGAAGCCGAAAGCAGCTTGTGGGAAGCTGATGCCAAGGCACAGCAAAAGCTAGGCGAGGAGAGGGTTAAGGCCGCCACTGATCTGGCAGAAACTGAACAGCAGTTGGTCAAGCTTGCCGATCGTTCCGATCGCCTGTTAGTTCGGGCGCCCTCCGACGGGATCGTACAAGAACTCGCTCCGAAATCGATCGGAGAAGTAGTGCGACCTGGCGACCTCGTGGCCCGGATAGTCCCAACAGAGCGGGAGTTGGTCGCTGAGGTGCACATCGATCCGAAAGATTCTGGCCACATACGTGCGGATGCGGATGCGGAAATTCGGCTTTTGACCTACGACAGCACAATCTTCGGTCCCGTTCGAGGCAAGGTCGAATATTTGTCGGCTACGACATTTTCGCCGCCGCCCACGCAACAAAACCCTTCGGGCCAAAATCAAGGTGCTGCCGAGCCCTACTACAAAGCTACGATACGACTGCTGCAGGACCACGTGCGCTCCGGCACCACCGACTATCCAATTACGCCAGGAATGGTGCTACAAGCGCACATTCAGACCGGCTCAAAGTCAATCATTCGATATATGTTCAAACCGGTGTTCAACTCGCTGGACGTGGCATTTACCGAGCGATAG
- a CDS encoding potassium transporter Kup, with protein MIENPATTAAEAARQAPPGKLQTLGLSALGIVFGDIGTSPLYTFKTILGTTEGAPDAGVILGALSLVLWTLFIITTVKYVSFAMRVDNDGEGGILALMALLGVKKQQRPTIVAVGLFGAALIYGDGAITPAISVLSALEGLNMATPVLQSYVVPAAVAILLALFAIQSLGTAAIGNYFGPVMLLWFVALALMGISGIVQHPSVFAALNPVYGLSYLFSHGATGFLVLGAVFLCVTGAEALYADMGHFGRRPITLAWFAVVFPSLILNYAGQAALVLEGVPTDGNIFFRLCPGGLLIPFIALATVATIIASQSIITGAFSMTRQAIQLGWLPRLRIKQTSSEGYGQIYVGVVNWLLMIVTLGLTIGFGRSDNLAAAYGIAVSLTMLMTSALLFIAMREIWGWSMLAAGSVAAFFLIVDCAFFLANLTKIAEGGYVPLILAASVYSVMWIWHRGAAAVMTRMHESLIPVPEFMKDIQSKSIPRVPGTAVFLTRTERDTPPVMIWHVKHNRALHEHLFVLRVEILSVPWVAPGNRMTIDEVAPNFWRAEARFGFMERPHIPELLTVGKALGCTIDLDDVTYYVGHETVVGREDGMGLPAWQERFFAVMERNAVHVSDFFSLPSDQVVEIGRQVSI; from the coding sequence TTGATCGAAAATCCAGCAACTACTGCCGCCGAGGCAGCGCGACAAGCTCCGCCGGGTAAGCTGCAAACTCTCGGCTTGTCGGCGCTTGGCATCGTATTTGGCGATATCGGGACCAGCCCTCTTTATACGTTCAAGACCATTCTCGGTACCACCGAAGGCGCTCCCGACGCAGGTGTTATCCTGGGCGCGCTTTCGCTCGTGCTCTGGACTCTCTTTATCATTACAACGGTCAAATATGTCTCGTTCGCTATGCGCGTCGACAATGACGGCGAGGGTGGCATTCTGGCCTTGATGGCCTTGTTGGGAGTTAAGAAGCAACAGCGGCCGACCATCGTGGCAGTCGGCCTGTTCGGGGCGGCTCTGATTTACGGTGATGGGGCGATTACGCCGGCGATTTCGGTGCTGTCGGCACTGGAGGGCCTGAACATGGCGACTCCGGTATTGCAGTCCTATGTCGTTCCCGCCGCCGTTGCGATCCTGCTCGCGCTGTTTGCCATCCAGTCGCTGGGAACAGCAGCGATTGGCAATTATTTTGGCCCGGTAATGCTGCTCTGGTTTGTCGCCCTGGCGTTGATGGGGATTTCAGGCATTGTCCAACATCCTTCCGTGTTCGCCGCACTCAATCCTGTCTACGGTCTGTCGTATCTGTTCTCACATGGGGCCACCGGCTTTCTGGTTTTGGGCGCGGTGTTTCTCTGCGTCACCGGCGCTGAAGCTCTCTATGCCGATATGGGTCATTTCGGTAGGCGGCCCATTACACTGGCATGGTTCGCGGTCGTCTTCCCCAGTCTGATCCTCAACTATGCCGGGCAGGCGGCGCTGGTTCTTGAAGGCGTCCCGACGGACGGCAATATTTTCTTTCGGCTTTGTCCCGGAGGTCTCCTGATTCCGTTCATCGCGCTTGCGACAGTAGCGACGATCATTGCCAGCCAATCGATTATAACCGGGGCTTTCTCGATGACACGGCAGGCAATTCAACTCGGCTGGCTGCCAAGGCTGCGGATCAAGCAGACCTCATCGGAAGGTTACGGCCAGATTTACGTCGGTGTCGTCAACTGGCTGCTAATGATCGTAACCCTCGGGCTCACAATCGGGTTTGGCAGATCCGATAATCTAGCGGCTGCCTACGGCATCGCGGTTTCGCTGACGATGCTGATGACGTCGGCACTGCTTTTCATTGCAATGCGCGAGATCTGGGGTTGGAGCATGTTGGCCGCCGGATCTGTCGCAGCCTTCTTTCTCATCGTCGATTGCGCCTTCTTCCTTGCCAATCTAACCAAGATCGCCGAGGGCGGATATGTACCGCTGATCTTGGCTGCTTCTGTCTACAGCGTGATGTGGATCTGGCATCGCGGAGCGGCTGCCGTGATGACCAGAATGCATGAATCTCTGATCCCCGTCCCGGAATTCATGAAGGATATTCAATCCAAAAGCATTCCACGCGTTCCCGGTACGGCCGTGTTCCTGACCAGGACCGAGCGGGATACGCCGCCCGTCATGATCTGGCACGTCAAGCATAACCGCGCATTGCATGAACATCTCTTCGTGCTGCGCGTGGAAATCCTGTCAGTGCCGTGGGTCGCGCCCGGCAACCGCATGACAATCGACGAAGTCGCGCCGAATTTCTGGCGCGCGGAAGCGCGTTTCGGCTTCATGGAGCGCCCGCATATTCCGGAACTGCTTACGGTCGGCAAGGCGTTGGGATGTACTATCGATCTCGACGACGTGACCTATTATGTGGGACATGAGACGGTGGTCGGCCGCGAAGACGGCATGGGCTTGCCTGCCTGGCAGGAGCGGTTCTTTGCTGTGATGGAGCGCAACGCCGTCCATGTTAGCGACTTCTTCAGCCTCCCCAGCGATCAGGTCGTTGAGATCGGGCGGCAGGTTTCAATTTAG
- the ltrA gene encoding group II intron reverse transcriptase/maturase yields the protein MMYDHEKSDPAIVAVKPTNKAGQPAVELVEPRAGAEGNVRQQSTGRAQYRGTVSQALERIRQAARQRKKEKFTALFHHVSIDHLAEAFSELKGNAAAGVDGLTCRDYEQHLERNLEDLHARVHRGAYRALPSRRVYIPKPDGRQRPIAVAALEDKIVQRATAAVLSAIYEEDFLGFSYGFRLERSTHDAMDALMVGITSTKVNWILDADIRSFFDTVSQEWLIRFVEHRVGDRRIIRLIQKWLKAGVLEDGIVTVSDKGTGQGSVISPLLANLYLHYVFDLWAERWRRREAAGNMIIVRYADDLIVGFEHETDARRFLDEMRKRLQEFALSLHSEKTRLIEFGRFAVENRKRRGLGKPETFTFLGFTFICSKTRRGKFQIKRKSRRDRMQAKLQAIKQELRRSMHQPIPQQGRWLQQVVTGYFNYHAVPTNSSSLSAFLFHVTNLWRRTLQWRSQKDGMTWERIKRLADHWLPKPRILHPWPESRFAVRHPRWEPYARIGPVRICAGGAR from the coding sequence ATGATGTACGATCATGAGAAGTCTGACCCCGCCATAGTAGCTGTGAAGCCAACGAACAAAGCCGGGCAACCGGCTGTGGAGTTGGTGGAGCCAAGGGCGGGGGCCGAGGGGAATGTGCGTCAGCAAAGCACGGGCCGGGCACAGTACCGGGGAACCGTGTCACAGGCGCTGGAGCGCATACGGCAAGCCGCAAGGCAAAGGAAGAAGGAGAAGTTCACCGCGCTCTTCCATCACGTCAGTATTGACCATCTCGCAGAGGCATTCTCTGAACTCAAGGGGAATGCTGCAGCTGGAGTGGATGGGCTGACATGTCGGGATTACGAGCAGCACCTTGAGCGCAATCTTGAGGACCTGCATGCTCGCGTCCATCGGGGAGCGTATCGGGCACTACCGTCGCGGCGGGTTTACATACCCAAACCGGATGGTCGGCAACGCCCGATCGCGGTCGCCGCCCTTGAGGACAAGATCGTCCAGAGGGCCACGGCTGCGGTGCTGAGCGCGATCTACGAGGAGGATTTCCTCGGGTTCTCGTATGGGTTCCGACTCGAACGCAGCACGCACGATGCGATGGATGCGCTCATGGTCGGGATCACCAGCACAAAGGTGAACTGGATACTGGACGCTGACATCCGCTCGTTCTTCGACACGGTGAGCCAGGAGTGGCTCATCAGGTTTGTAGAACATCGCGTCGGCGACCGACGTATCATCCGCCTGATCCAGAAATGGCTCAAGGCAGGCGTCCTGGAAGACGGAATCGTGACGGTCAGTGACAAGGGGACCGGGCAGGGATCGGTGATCTCACCGCTTCTGGCCAATCTCTACTTACACTACGTTTTCGATCTCTGGGCCGAGCGCTGGCGACGGCGTGAGGCAGCGGGCAATATGATCATCGTGCGCTACGCCGACGACCTCATTGTTGGCTTCGAGCACGAGACCGACGCCCGTCGCTTCCTCGACGAGATGCGTAAGCGGTTACAGGAGTTTGCACTGTCGCTTCATTCGGAGAAGACCCGGCTGATCGAGTTTGGACGCTTCGCGGTGGAAAACCGCAAGCGGCGCGGGCTCGGCAAACCGGAGACCTTCACCTTCCTGGGCTTCACCTTTATCTGCAGCAAAACTCGTCGGGGCAAATTCCAAATCAAACGAAAGTCCCGGCGCGATCGCATGCAGGCAAAGTTGCAAGCCATCAAACAGGAACTGCGACGGAGCATGCATCAGCCGATTCCCCAGCAGGGAAGATGGTTGCAGCAGGTCGTCACCGGTTACTTCAACTACCACGCGGTGCCGACAAACAGTTCGTCACTGTCCGCGTTCCTATTCCACGTTACCAATCTCTGGCGGCGAACGCTGCAGTGGCGGAGCCAAAAAGATGGGATGACCTGGGAGCGGATCAAGCGGTTGGCCGACCACTGGCTCCCGAAACCGCGAATCCTTCATCCGTGGCCAGAGAGTCGCTTCGCCGTCAGACACCCAAGGTGGGAGCCGTATGCCCGAATTGGGCCCGTACGGATCTGTGCGGGGGGCGCGAGGTAA
- a CDS encoding fibronectin type III domain-containing protein, whose product MPSYRCTVNEVGPAVDGTETASPVVYINLTDTKGSFANTWFYAADGAQNQMLDVAIAAINGDNAVDVVATGPNAGGMPYTEIDRIHEMRPRPPAAPTNLHLIEIQPALSPSQRQLFVGWNDNSDNEDGFVLVFQQQPNGVPGEYGVPANSTTGYMVLDGGHDYTIYVAAFNNAGYSAPSNSILVTVPDTPPAATLSAAVIPSSGNFVLSITGTNFGNNEPVDIAVVWSVVGEQPATFPVLGTANSLGEFSVPFSGVVPEGLCPITVPFGQLQPSQTFQITATGQTSHKTASATAGPFTCP is encoded by the coding sequence ATGCCATCGTATAGGTGCACCGTAAATGAAGTCGGACCCGCCGTCGACGGAACCGAAACAGCTTCGCCGGTCGTTTATATCAACCTGACCGATACCAAGGGGAGCTTTGCGAACACCTGGTTCTATGCGGCTGATGGAGCCCAGAATCAGATGCTCGATGTCGCAATTGCTGCGATCAACGGTGACAATGCCGTCGATGTGGTCGCCACGGGGCCGAACGCTGGGGGCATGCCCTATACGGAAATTGACCGCATCCACGAAATGCGACCCCGGCCGCCCGCGGCGCCCACCAACTTGCACCTCATTGAAATACAGCCTGCGCTTAGCCCGAGCCAACGACAGTTATTCGTTGGTTGGAACGATAACTCGGACAACGAAGATGGCTTCGTTCTTGTATTTCAACAGCAGCCGAACGGCGTGCCAGGCGAGTATGGTGTCCCGGCCAATTCAACGACGGGCTACATGGTTCTCGATGGCGGGCATGACTACACGATCTACGTCGCAGCTTTCAATAACGCTGGCTATTCGGCGCCGTCGAACTCGATTCTGGTCACGGTCCCCGACACCCCTCCGGCCGCCACTCTCTCTGCAGCCGTAATTCCTTCCTCGGGCAATTTCGTTCTCTCGATCACCGGGACCAACTTCGGAAATAACGAGCCGGTTGACATCGCCGTCGTGTGGTCCGTGGTTGGGGAGCAGCCAGCAACATTCCCGGTCCTAGGGACCGCTAACAGCCTCGGTGAGTTTAGTGTGCCATTTTCCGGAGTAGTCCCGGAAGGACTTTGTCCGATAACGGTGCCCTTCGGACAGCTGCAGCCAAGTCAGACGTTTCAGATCACAGCTACCGGTCAGACGAGCCACAAGACCGCCTCTGCAACCGCCGGACCGTTTACGTGTCCTTGA
- a CDS encoding LysM peptidoglycan-binding domain-containing protein — protein MTATSMSRMVLLAFVAACGIPLVFAIQHFRREPPVDTKAATAAPAVSKPASGAQDPGPDALAAAQAKADAVAAALAGSSVPPDSDDGVPAFDIARIEPTGEAVIAGRAMPGATVELLRNGELHDRAVADQSGQFAMVPPRLPPGTYDLTLRSNQPDGRQTTSKQSVAVAIEPGPTDRPVVALMTPSKPTVVLSQPPAPKAMAGAVVVESVEIEPGGKFHASGRARPGVAVRLYLNDTFVASATAGADGRFAVTINEGVAPGSYRVRLDEVEPNSGAVRARAEVPFNVPDTMVTASVPAQATASKRPDTAAAQQPQLAAAVATVLPDGGSPSTVVVPKIATTTVSRGDSLWRLSRHTYGVGTHYAVIYKANREQIRNPNLIHPGQIFVLPAR, from the coding sequence ATGACCGCCACGTCGATGAGCCGAATGGTCCTGCTGGCGTTTGTTGCGGCCTGTGGTATCCCGCTTGTCTTCGCGATCCAGCACTTCCGCCGCGAGCCGCCGGTTGACACCAAGGCCGCAACAGCCGCGCCGGCGGTCTCTAAGCCAGCATCGGGCGCGCAAGATCCGGGTCCGGACGCGCTCGCAGCGGCGCAAGCAAAAGCAGACGCCGTGGCGGCCGCGCTGGCCGGATCGTCCGTACCGCCGGACAGCGACGACGGCGTGCCGGCGTTCGACATTGCCCGCATCGAACCGACGGGCGAAGCGGTAATCGCGGGCCGGGCGATGCCGGGCGCAACAGTGGAACTGCTGCGCAACGGCGAACTGCATGATCGCGCGGTCGCGGATCAATCCGGACAATTCGCCATGGTCCCACCCCGGCTTCCTCCAGGTACCTATGACCTGACGCTGCGCTCTAACCAGCCGGACGGCCGGCAGACCACGTCCAAACAGAGCGTGGCGGTGGCGATTGAGCCGGGACCGACCGACCGGCCGGTCGTGGCGCTGATGACGCCGAGCAAACCCACCGTCGTGCTGTCGCAGCCGCCTGCGCCAAAGGCGATGGCCGGCGCAGTGGTTGTGGAATCGGTCGAGATCGAGCCAGGCGGCAAGTTCCATGCGAGCGGCCGCGCGCGCCCCGGCGTCGCGGTGAGGCTTTATCTCAACGACACCTTTGTTGCGTCAGCAACGGCCGGCGCGGATGGACGTTTTGCGGTCACGATCAATGAAGGGGTCGCGCCCGGCAGCTACCGCGTCAGGCTGGACGAGGTGGAGCCCAATTCCGGCGCGGTGCGCGCACGCGCCGAGGTACCCTTCAACGTTCCCGACACGATGGTCACGGCGTCCGTGCCGGCGCAGGCCACAGCCTCCAAGCGGCCGGACACTGCCGCTGCACAGCAGCCGCAGCTGGCGGCCGCCGTGGCGACCGTTCTGCCAGACGGAGGCTCGCCCTCCACCGTGGTCGTGCCGAAGATCGCAACCACCACCGTCTCCCGCGGCGATAGCCTCTGGCGCCTCAGCCGCCACACCTATGGTGTGGGCACGCACTACGCCGTCATTTACAAGGCGAACCGGGAGCAGATCCGCAATCCGAATCTGATTCATCCCGGCCAAATCTTTGTCCTTCCGGCGCGGTGA